From the genome of Diabrotica virgifera virgifera chromosome 8, PGI_DIABVI_V3a:
TTATCtagtatctacctacataaaactatctttgatttcaacatcaaccttaatacttaaaaaataaataataatgtggaaGTTATTCCATACCAACCTAAAGagtttttgaattgaaattttaCCAAATGGGTAGGTTGCCCATGTTTTTCCTGCAAATGAAATCGTAAATCCCTATTGCCATTAATTTGCACTGTAAACAAGTATATCTTTTTGAGCTTAATTTTTGTAAGCATAATTAAGCGTTTTAAATTATAACACAGTACATACAATACTTGTTtcaatttatttacatatttgtaaataaataatcacaaaagtaaggttaagattcGGATGTCAAATTTTAAACCAATTCGCAttagaaattttaaaattccctctAAAAGAAAAGATGTAAATCTGGCAACAGCGCGGTTGCGTGCTGGGAGAGAtttaaatgtccagcaaacgacggcactgttgccagatttacctttttccttttagcgggaattttaaaattagtctaatgccactttggttttaaaagagagttctgtattcttaaatttataaccttacttttacaagtaattaggattattttatttacatgtaaatattgaaacaagtattgtactgtgtcataatttaaaactcatgttgcagtattttgaaaaaaaaatgaagctcaaaagaaatatacttatacagtacaaattattttttaatgagaatggaaatttacgatttcaaaggtgaaaatgtgttgggatggacacttttttattttagtattaagtggttacataattattcagaatattaataaaattactagtaatttgaattagttttaatatgtattataatagtattaattctcatcatgtatctggctaaatagctaagcgctaaagccgcaaaataaaaaaaattgaaaaaaacattcttagcgaGGGCAagttaataaattctattttcttattgcagtCATTTTGTGACAGCTTAAGAAGTTACATAAATGATGTCTTTAGGCTGTGCAATTGTAACTGTAGAAAGACATCTTTATGACTTGAATTTAcatgatatagggcttttcactcggtcatttgtttcgagcttctgtcatgtgttgtctaatattaatatatctatgtcatatgttaattgatattgccaatgatacaaaccaaagacgtatgacgtagatatattaatattatgtgacacttgACCGAAGTTCGAAACAAacgacaatcgatgaaaagccctattcaatagggcatttcattcacagtcatttgtttcgagcttctgtcatgtgtcacataatattaatatatctacgtcgtatgttattggtatataccaatgatacaaaccaaagacgtatgacgtagatacattaatattatgtgactcatgacagaagctcgaaacaaatgacaatcgatgaaaagccttattggcgtctgcatatcaggatccggtaatactatattatttatctatgatcaggatattgctgggtgtacacaagtaaacaacacttttttgattaaaaggtttatttcattaaatcaaaacttacatggatacaatttaaataagatattttttctatttaaggcaatataatataagatatatattttagtataactctcctacattaacaagctttaacacattcagtggccatgacgtatgggtagcatcacgaaggttttacggaaggtactgacgacacataagttatgtgagtagtactgtgtaactaaataaatgatttaagtatGTGGTACCAGACAAGTGGAGCTTGTTCGAGATGGGCATAAAACATGTTAATCTGGTCATGCACAGAGActtatataccctattccatgaacatacgcctgttttggattacttcgacaacgaatattttactgtgtaaaataagaagaacgaaagtaaattgcaaattacattgttgtttattggaataattattagcgccatttactttcgtacttcttattttgcacagtaaaatattcgttgtcgaagttatccaaaacaggcgtatgttcgtggaatggcccatactataatatgttatatctcatattgttcactattgtaatgagtgagcctgcatacacgaactataatatattattatggttctgtgtatgcaggctcactcattactactgtagtgaacaatatgagatgtaatattatgagatatacctattatatattatggtatagctctccatgagtgccaagttttaaacttaactgataacaactaatggatacccttttatccaaaattttatgaaaattttgaatggtcatattggtattaattccacaaccccttcctataacaatagacccattgttggatgttatggcagtagttctactggaaatacttactaaaattgtatgcatctgcatcacttagaagtctacccaaaaagctattaatactctctaaaccatcattaatacatcttgtatacataataggatttttttcagaatcagatattttattaagatttacttaccatgccctatctatgtgccaggcacttaacagtctattaggagcaatacccattacatttgacgaggcattgtaaaaggtgtcgcttatgcctgatatgaaaacatttgactatacatataataccaacacagacatgtatttaaaaaaattggtaaattaaagtaggtatcttttctatttgaaaataagaaagcagtacaaaatccattcccaaattcatcttttactaatacagtggaaccccgataagtcggcccccgataacccggaactccggctaacccggaccgatttttatcagacaaacatttcaacaataaaaatgtattgctgttacaaaatctcgtgaacctaattcattcatttggtgacgtcaatatacgaacgaaacgattgatgaatccgacattactgaaaatatcggtgcagatgggaccctgtcgcgcaattcgcagcaaataaaatagtcgtatgtttttggcttcattttatttcggttatacatacgcattttcaaggttcacgaggttttgtaccaactctatgtaatataatatttgagagataatggaaccggattgaactacatataacatcgtaaaaatgactcatggtacaccacattcattgtcgaaaacaacatgcacctgtattatcctttatttttttgaaactgtctgtgttagcattgtttagaaaagactattaaaattctttttttaacaatgtcttagtcatcacttttattaaataacataacatcagagacggtattgtgtgtagtaaataaaagtcgtattattgttcgctttcgttttgtaatcgttcgtaaatttattcagattttgtgtttgcgtgtcttttgtctataagggcaacaaaacgtaaaaatgttgtagtgacaatggaaaagaaactagaagcattaagtagaattgataaaggtgaatcttgcagcattatattatggtgtcggtacatctacagtatcggattggaagaaaaatagaactaaaatcgaagaattttttttttcaaaatgataacaaaagacagtttaatcggtgcaaagctaataaagctaagaatgagacttttgacgacgctttgtatgtgtggttttgtgtggaatgcgaacgtggtttaccagtgtctgtgtgacaattataacggagtttatctgtaagcataccatattttattaatttttaccattttctccggctaacccggattttcaataacccggatcggccgcggtcccaattaatctgagttaacggggttccactgtactgtcaataagttcaaagtcataggaattgagcccatgagttccatcgattgcgataaaggatttatcaaacttaattaacatttccttttggcacagtattaaggaaaataagacaaaaatcataaatgttaaattcagaatgaatatccattagtatgccctgttgtttgtaaaataatattggacatgagtctgtaagcattcaacccaaaaataaacaccggttgcatcatcattgtacatatacccatctttcaaatcaatgccataagagagtttaatgtttgtgatatcttttcttgtaattaaatcaattctttttaattcgcctcctatgctatcctgaacagtctgaagtttactaaaaaagtaaaatataggtataggagaatcaaacacactagtttgaaattgtaaactgttgtaaatattcatgagtaatatttaaaaagtggtttagtggtaacattcttgttttaaattatattgtgtatatcgacagcggaaaggcaggacctcataactgaaaaatttgtataaaatgagttacttcggttttcgctttagaataagtgtattagcacctattaaacagcttttagagctgggaaagccttttggaagccttccggaaactttcccagctgtaatcgctgtttaatagctgctgatacacttattctaaagagAAAACTGAAGTAActtatgttataaaattttttcagttACGAAGTCCTGCCTTTCCACCGtcgatatgcaaatattttacttacatttttgaagaaagtCTCAAAATAAACGTTGAAGAGATATTTATCTGGTTTTGGTATTTATGTAAGTGCTCTATATCATCCTCATGCCTGTAATGTGTTTTAAAATTGTTTCTGTGCTTTTTAAAATTGTGCTCTTTCTCTATCTTGTTTTGTAAAATCATTTTTGAGGATCACATACATATACATTCATAATAAGATGTTTCATGTTCTTGTACTCTTGTTCTCCATACAGtgcaaatctaaaaaaaaacaacataacaggtgattaaatgggcagttatactacttacagcttactttgtatctaatctgttatctagtattactctattagtatctacctacataaaactatctttgaagtctaaatttttgatatcaacatcaaccttaatacttaaaaaataaataataatgtggaagttacacgtacctacctaaaagtttttgaattgcaattttatcaactggaaaaGACTGTAGCATAATGAGTTTGAAATTATGACAgcacaatatttattgtttcaatttacatgtaaataaaataataataatcctaaaCACTTGTAAAAGTTAGGTTAATCTCTCCCCTATGAATACGACGGGGCCTAGTGTCTCACTTCACTCAAACCAaactcaagtacgattgcgccgtgcctttactttacaagccatgaagggaaaaaggcaacgtcgcaattgatgacgtccgtagtctgactttcgcactaccgctttcgaaactatgattttaaagtacaaattctggtaaaatttatagtattttttgagtcgaacaagaaaatattattaattggaagtttgtacaaaataatattaaaagtaattccttgtaagtaacgtttattatacaaaaaaaaaaaccaataacaagaatataaacgggattcatttttttcgaatcctaagaaaactaataagtatttttcaaaaatttaaacgcagagtgaaagattacgttaggaccaaGGACccaaagttcctgaaaacttctatgtttattttaataagttacaggggtgaaaacctaagaaaatttagtgtgatttttagtttcaaatatgtcattaaaaaaaactttttattcattctaagggacttttggccctcggtaataaagtaatcttttattctgcgtttcaatttttcaaaaatacttattagttttctcagaattcgaaaaaaatgattacctttaaaatacaggcgtcaaaatttttcattttgttcctttccccttaaagtttgtcgaatttatttagaaacaccctgaattgataaagaacaaatctagttgttaaacataagcaaattaatcaaaaaaacagaatgttaagaaaaccggagtgtatagttgggttttaatttcagtattttttaaatgcccggtacaccataaaaatttaactgtttaccaacaatattattacagaggtattgttaaagaattaggctataaaatattataaaaatcacttaaatctgccaacaggtttaggaaatatgagacattaaaaatgacaaaatttttaagtggacggatttctatatgcacgcaagtttatataaaaatatattatattgaactaaaatcatcttaataacataccttttaatgttctttataatttggagcacgaaatattgtaaaatgtttcagtttctctgtaaatacagtgaaaattatttaaaaacaaatgagaactggcagaattagggattccaattaactgtcagtggtggccggtggatggctaaactgacatggccatagacatagctaaggggggtggtcatcgcgtatctaatgtttacattaaatattgacaaatttgtaaagaatatcctatttggttttgtttttttgtcaattgtgtagcgaaatctgtgaaattgtgatagcaaattaaatatgaagtggtttaataattggatacgcctatggatgacagttttgccatccagcagccatattatatcacgtgatttggaatgcctaattaatcggtctaccaatagatgttgccaagtttcaacttcatgcgagggtgctgccgcttatttggAACTAGAGAAATTGGGATGAAAATATAAACCAATCATCCGTTAACCTATGTATGAACGTCGTTTGAAAGATTGTCGGATGTAttcatttaattaataatttatttgtattaattaattacatcaataacaatattaattatagaaaaatacgttatcccaattacatcggccattttcatgcaactgcactgccacctatagtcgattgagttcgcgaatactCGATCGAACTGTAGATTCTTGTCTATAAATACGGGCCACGGGCCTAACATAGACAGTTGAAGTTGAAGCGCTGGATTTGGCTTCATAGTGGAGGAAGgtctctttttttttaaatcagttATGGGGAAATAAAGTTCAATGGGAAGTGTAATAATGGTGTCCCAGGGGTTTGCAGAATCCATCCAGCGTGTTCGTGAGGAAAAACAGTAACCAATAAAGGAGATTCCggtaagtaaatatatttttttgacatgtaAAGGTTAAGTTGGATATTACcctattttttcatttaaaacaTTCTTTCTTACTACTTTGGTTTCTCTTAATCATTCCACTATGTACAATATGTGTTCGGAGAAAGTTCTCATAGTCGCAATTTTTGGTTAGTAAAGTTTAAAGTCTGTCCACACCCAATATCTGATAAAttgtgaataaaaagaaaatctaATGCTATGCTCATATCACACTGGAAATATAATTATCctataatattttattctaaCTATCATATTCTGTATCCAAATTCTGCTTCAAGGTCAAACTCCTACCTTTTTACATTTGCTAATTGATGTTTTTTATTTCTGTTCATTCTAAAAACCTCTTCTTCATTACTTCTTCTGTTGTTTTTTTTACTCACACATGTTCGATTGGAAATTGAAACGAAGACTGGGAAATGTTTGTTTGAGCCATTTTTTTTAACTCCTTTATTCTGCAATCTATCAGTAATGACAATAAGCGTCTTTGCTGATAAATGATTATGACATGTACAGGATGCTCCATTAAGCACCCTGTTTTATAATGTAGCTATTGCTAACTTTATGGCATTACCtctaatatttcttcttcttcttctacggcactacagcccaaattgagccttggcctcctttattttttgcctccacccttgcctgtctgtggctgctcttctccatacacagactcctaaaagggcttgtgcgttgctgtttactgtgtcttcccagcgctttcgtggcttcccaaccagtctctttccttgcattctagcattcagtgctcgttttggtagcctatcctctcccattcttatcacatgtccggcccattgcaatctttgtaatctaatgaagtctgacaggggcgattccttataaagttgataaagctcgttgttgtatcgacttctgaagattccgttttccctcacaggtcctagtattctcctaagtactttccttttgaatgtgtcgagtttgtttttggatgtttctttcagcacccagacttcactgccatagcatgttattggtcgaattaaggttttatagattctcatctttttatttcggtggacactttttgaccgaaatatatgggtaCATGTACAGGATGCTCCATTAAGCACCCTGTTTTATAATGTAGCTATTGCTAACTTTATGGCATTACCTCTAATATATAcaatatgttattatttacaaAGATATGTATATTACTAATTACTTAAACCTATTTATTAAGTCTCTtggtttgaattttttaaatcttctttCTTCATGTTCATGTAAGTCTTCAAACAACCGCTTGGCTAACTCGTTAGGATGTTCAGACACTCTTTCGCGATATGTTGCACTATATTCACTTATCACctcttataataataataataataataatatttatttcgaAAATTGTACATAGATATATACAGAGACACATACATATACGCAGAGCGAAATATTCGTcaacataaaaaaacaaaattaaaatgaTTCAATtatgttttgaatttttttgtgtCACTTTTGGGTGATTATTTTTTACAGTACTGCAAAATTCCCCCCACGTAGAAAATCCTTGTGACGGTTAAAATCGAAACGACTTATTCCTACACCACTAGGCCAAAAAGATGGatcatataaaatatattttttcttgaGAGGTGCTGTTACGACAAACGCTTTTAATCGATTTTCATCCGATGGTAATTCCTTCACTTGTACTATTTCGTTTTTAAACTCCACgttatttttaatatactttttaatcACCTCTTCAGTTGCGGCCCTTTTTACTCTATTTATGTAGAGCCATACTTTACGCTCCCCTCCTGAGAACTCCAATTCGTTATCATTGAAACTATTCCCCGTACCTATGTTTTTTCTTTGTCGTTTTCTTCTAACCACTGTTTGAAATTCTTCTCTAGTGTCTTCACGTTCTTCTGCGGATGTATCTTCGCTAACATTTTCCTTTTGTTCGCTATTTACCTTTTTTTGAGGTTCTTTCTTACCTTGTTCATGTTTCATTGGTGAAACGTTTGGTTTTCTTATATTTGATTGTACACTTCTTGGAGGCACTTGTCTGATAAAAG
Proteins encoded in this window:
- the LOC126889726 gene encoding uncharacterized protein LOC126889726, which translates into the protein MILQNKIEKEHNFKKHRNNFKTHYRHEDDIEHLHKYQNQINISSTFILRLSSKIKLQTVQDSIGGELKRIDLITRKDITNIKLSYGIDLKDGYMYNDDATGVYFWVECLQTHVQYYFTNNRAY